One genomic region from Gossypium hirsutum isolate 1008001.06 chromosome D13, Gossypium_hirsutum_v2.1, whole genome shotgun sequence encodes:
- the LOC107919172 gene encoding agamous-like MADS-box protein AGL80, giving the protein MTRKKVKLAYITNDSTRKATYKKRIKGLKNKIRELSTLCGIDTCAIMYNPYKSQPEVWPSPVVVQQILSKLKTISEMEKSKNMMNQKTFLSQKITKVAEQLKKHCKENWENEIT; this is encoded by the coding sequence ATGACGAGGAAGAAGGTTAAGCTTGCTTATATCACTAATGACTCAACAAGGAAAGCCACCTATAAGAAAAGAATAAAGGgtttgaaaaacaaaataaggGAGTTGAGTACCCTTTGTGGGATCGACACTTGTGCTATCATGTACAATCCTTATAAGTCCCAACCAGAGGTTTGGCCTTCCCCAGTCGTAGTCCAACAAATTCTTTCCAAGCTCAAGACAATCTCCGAGATGGAGAAAAGCAAGAATATGATGAACCAGAAGACTTTCCTGTCCCAAAAGATCACCAAAGTAGCTGAGCAGCTAAAGAAGCATTGTAAGGAAAACTGGGAAAATGAGATAACCTAG